The proteins below come from a single Yamadazyma tenuis chromosome 5, complete sequence genomic window:
- the HNT2 gene encoding Dinucleoside triphosphate hydrolase (COG:F; EggNog:ENOG503P449), with translation MSDIYFYKYIVNKQVFFRSKHCYALVNLKPLIQGHVLLVPYNPEIYRFNQLSDEESIDYMRSLQTLSRFLTWNYKADALNIAIQDGPESGQSVPHLHTHLIPRFKTDDLKNDRVHQQLSKVDILTDFEARRLAYTQKPTRVRDDSQRVARTDDEMEQEANELKRKFEEFSQLNPHQ, from the coding sequence ATGTCTGACATCTACTTTTACAAATACATAGTCAACAAGCAAGTGTTCTTCCGGTCCAAACACTGTTATGCCCTCGTAAACCTCAAGCCACTAATTCAAGGTCACGTGTTGCTTGTGCCGTACAACCCTGAAATCTACCGATTCAACCAACTTAGCGATGAAGAGAGCATTGACTACATGCGAAGTCTTCAAACATTATCAAGATTTCTCACCTGGAACTACAAGGCAGATGCCTTGAACATCGCGATTCAGGACGGTCCGGAAAGTGGTCAATCGGTACCTCATTTGCATACGCACTTGATTCCACGGTTTAAAACTgacgacttgaagaatgacCGggtccaccaacaactaCTGAAAGTGGACATTCTCACTGACTTTGAGGCCAGAAGACTCGCCTACACGCAAAAACCCACCCGAGTACGTGATGACAGCCAAAGGGTTGCCCGTACCGACGACGAGATGGAGCAGGAAGCAAATGAGCTAAAACGTAAGTTTGAAGAGTTCTCGCAACTCAATCCGCATCAATAG
- the TSA1 gene encoding cTPxI (EggNog:ENOG503NY1W; COG:O), which yields MVAQIQKPAPSFKKTAVVDGVFEEISLEQYKGKWVLLAFIPLAFTFVCPTEIIAYSEAVKKFTEKDVEVLFSSTDSEYSLLAWTNVARKDGGLGKINIPLLADTNHTLSRDYGVLLEEEGVALRGIFLIDPKGILRQITINDLPVGRSVEESLRLVEAFQFTEKYGEVCPANWKPGEDTIDTANASKYFSKQE from the coding sequence ATGGTTGCCCAAATTCAAAAGCCAGCTCCATCGTTCAAAAAAACCGCTGTTGTCGACGGTGTGTTTGAGGAAATTTCCCTTGAACAATACAAGGGTAAATGGGTCTTATTGGCCTTTATCCCATTAGCTTTCACTTTCGTGTGCCCAACTGAAATCATTGCTTACTCCGAAGCtgtcaagaagttcactGAAAAGGATGTGGAAGTTTTGTTCTCCTCCACCGATTCCGAATATTCCTTGTTGGCCTGGACCAACGTTGCCAGAAAAGATGGTGGTTTAGGTAAGATCAACATTCCATTGTTGGCTGATACCAACCACACCTTGTCTAGAGACTACGGtgtgttgttggaagaagaaggtgttgCTTTGAGAGGTATCTTTTTGATTGACCCTAAGGGAATCTTGAGACAAATCACTATTAACGATTTGCCAGTTGGTAGAtctgttgaagaaagttTGAGATTGGTTGAAGCTTTCCAATTCACTGAAAAGTACGGTGAAGTGTGCCCAGCCAACTGGAAGCCTGGTGAAGATACCATTGACACCGCCAATGCCTCTAAGTACTTTTCCAAGCAAGAATAA
- the SEC18 gene encoding transport between ER and Golgi ATPase protein (EggNog:ENOG503NV43; BUSCO:EOG09260NC6; COG:O), translating into MEKFGFHKVSNKPGPGNPTINHNQPVKAFKRQFRVDNCPNNSIALGNTIGVNPADIPEDLNYVIVDNMVVYSITRELSVKPGTVGMAGNVRQWGRWSLNQPVTIADFSLNSFNDNFIYIKSAEIFIDYRSTKKQSSNPINHNELIAQFLINYNNQILQATQPIVMDFKGQFFSLYINSIQLMDMAGKPTDFTSSPDAKGILTGQAEVDFYPHENSIINLVKDGNAKSRVSNKPRSNPIINPDFKLDSLGIGGLDNEFQQIFRRAFASRIISPDLVNKLGLRHVKGLLLFGPPGTGKTLIARQIGKMLNVKEPKIVNGPEMLSKFVGASEENIRNLFKDAEQEYKQKGDSSGLHIIIFDELDSVFKQRGNNKSDGTGVGDNVVNQLLAKMDGVDQLNNILIIGMTNRLDLIDNALLRPGRFEIQIEISLPDEKGRHEILLIHTKKMKNNNLLDDDIDFQKLAKLTKNFTGAELEGLVNSATSFAINNYTKSDSLAKVDENISKMKLTWQHFELALNEVRPAFGVNEENLSEGIPYGVIRYNEAIERILDMGRSYINEVSHSENERLISVLFHGKNGVGKTAIATMLSLESKFPFIKVLNGELLVGMNELMKINTIDNLFRDIYKSPLSVLIIDKVESIINYVPIGPRFSNDILQMLMVYLTRKPPNGRRLLILATTSQHSILKSMNLVDCFTKSIEIKPVTDLVELQIIMNDLDFMSENERLEILNQLQRFDQPLSLGIKKLLQVLMNAKFANLDVNGVVENLLDAQT; encoded by the coding sequence ATGGAAAAGTTTGGATTCCATAAAGTGTCCAATAAACCGGGTCCTGGAAACCCGACCATCAATCATAACCAACCGGTGAAGGCGTTCAAACGCCAATTCAGAGTGGACAACTGTCCCAATAACTCTATTGCTTTGGGGAACACCATTGGTGTCAATCCTGCCGATATACCAGAGGATCTCAATTATGTCATTGTGGATAATATGGTGGTATATTCTATTACTAGAGAGCTTCTGGTCAAGCCCGGAACTGTTGGAATGGCTGGGAATGTCAGACAATGGGGAAGATGGTCATTAAACCAACCGGTAACGATTGCCGACTTCAGTTTGAACAGTTTTAACGACAACTTTATCTACATAAAATCGGCAGAGATCTTTATCGACTACCGGTCTACCAAGAAACAGAGCCTGAATCCCATTAACCATAATGAATTGATTGCccaattcttgataaaCTATAACAACCAGATCTTACAGGCCACTCAACCAATTGTTATGGATTTCAAAGGCCAATTTTTCCTGCTTTACATCAACTCCATACAATTGATGGACATGGCGGGTAAGCCCACCGACTTCACTCTGTCGCCAGACGCTAAGGGGATTTTGACGGGCCAAGCTGAGGTGGACTTTTATCCTCATGAGAactccatcatcaacttggtgaaggaTGGCAACGCCAAGTCTCGCGTCAGCAATAAGCCAAGATCAAACCCCATTATTAACCCCGACTTTAAGTTGGACTCCTTGGGAATTGGTGGGTTGGACAACGAGTTCCAGCAGATTTTCAGAAGAGCTTTTGCCTCAAGAATCATCAGTCCagatttggtcaacaagttgggtCTTAGACACGTCAAGGGTTTGTTGTTATTCGGTCCTCCTGGTACTGGTAAGACGTTGATTGCGAGACAAATCGGTAAGATGTTGAACGTCAAGGAACCAAAGATTGTCAATGGTCCAGAGATGTTGAGTAAGTTTGTAGGTGCTTCTGAAGAGAACATCCGTAACTTGTTTAAGGACGCCGAACAAGAGTATAAGCAAAAGGGAGATAGTTCTGGTCTACACATCATCATATTTGACGAATTGGATTCGGTATTTAAGCAAAGAGGTAACAACAAGTCCGACGGGACCGGAGTCGGTGATAATGTCGTCAATCAGTTGTTGGCTAAAATGGATGGTGTTGACCAATTAAATAATATCTTGATCATTGGTATGACCAACAGATTAGATCTTATTGACAATGCGTTGTTGAGACCCGGTAGATTCGAGATTCAGATCGAAATATCTTTGCCTGATGAGAAGGGGCGGCACGAGATTTTATTGATTCacaccaagaaaatgaagaacaacaacttgttggacgaTGATATCGATTTCCAaaagttggccaagttgacgAAGAATTTTACAGGGGCAGAGTTGGAAGGGTTGGTCAATAGTGCCACCTCTTTTGCTATCAATAACTACACCAAATCAGACTCTCTCGCCAAAGTCGACGAAAATATCAGCAAGATGAAGTTGACCTGGCAGCATTTCGAGTTGGCATTGAACGAGGTCAGGCCTGCGTTTGGTGTTAACGAGGAGAATTTGTCCGAAGGCATTCCTTATGGGGTTATTAGATACAACGAAGCTATCGAGCGGATTTTGGATATGGGTAGATCTTATATCAATGAAGTGTCTCATTCAGAAAATGAAAGATTAATCAGTGTTTTGTTCCACGGGAAAAATGGGGTTGGTAAGACTGCCATTGCAACCATGTTGTCGTTGGAATCCAAGTTCCCTTTTATCAAGGTATTAAACGGTGAGTTATTGGTGGGAATGAAtgaattgatgaaaatcaacaccatcGACAACCTTTTCCGGGATATTTACAAGTCCCCCTTGAGTGTGTTGATTATCGACAAAGTTGAGAGTATCATTAACTACGTGCCTATTGGACCCCGGTTCTCTAATGATATTTTACAAATGTTGATGGTGTACTTGACGAGAAAGCCTCCAAACGGTAGAAGATTGTTGATATTGGCCACCACGTCCCAACACTCGATTTTGAAATCCATGAACTTGGTAGACTGTTTCACCAAATCCATCGAGATTAAGCCTGTGACCGATTTGGTTGAATTACAAATCATAATGAACGACCTTGACTTCATGTCGGAAAACGAAAGGTTGGAAATTTTGAACCAATTACAAAGATTCGACCAGCCTTTGAGCTTGGGAATCAAAAAGTTATTGCAAGTGTTGATGAATGCCAAATTTGCTAACCTTGATGTCAACGGAGTGGTCGAGAACCTTTTAGATGCCCAAACATAA
- a CDS encoding uncharacterized protein (EggNog:ENOG503NUVA; COG:P): MDKVDRANKPEISHLEDASDASSFKHELAKTAFVLEDAKAATTEEHELTLAEAFKHHKKAIFWAAVLSLTIVMEGYDNILISSFYGYPSFQRKYGEPVGDGSYQLSGKWQSALGAASSVGTIFGVFANGFLIERFGHRMVIMASLVVMSAFIFIPFFAPSVGILVFGQVMCGLPWGIFATMGPTYSSEVCPMALRGHLTAYVNMCWAIGQFIAAGVLQGLVDNTTEWSYRVPFAVQWAWPIPLFILTFLAPNSPWWLVRKGDHEGAEKSLKRLASKAVHHRIPNQVALMIHTNALEQAQHQSKSNDEKGWRGYLQCFKGTNLRRTEIACMAIAGQVASGSTLMYSPSYFFSNAGLSADNVYKLNLGVTGISFTGCVVSWFLLPNFGRRTIYVTGYTILSIFLLLTAILATPNQSDGLQWTQAVFTIIWVGTYASTIGPLGFTILSEISATRLRAQTVAIGRNAYNLISLISQVIEPYMINPTEGNLKGKTAYIWFGTAFPTLLWCYFRLPETKGRTYEELDILFERRIGARKFSSTEVELEHVEVDLPGTKE, from the coding sequence ATGGACAAAGTTGATAGAGCTAATAAGCCAGAGATTAGTCACTTGGAGGACGCCAGCGATGCTTCGTCCTTCAAGCACGAGCTCGCCAAAACCGCTTTTGTTCTCGAAGATGCCAAAGCCGCAACCACCGAAGAACACGAGTTGACGCTTGCAGAGGCATTCAAGCACCACAAAAAGGCCATTTTCTGGGCTGCGGTGCTTTCGCTTACCATTGTGATGGAAGGTTATGATAACATTCTTATTAGTAGTTTTTACGGTTACCCTTCgttccaaagaaaatacGGTGAACCAGTAGGTGATGGTCTGTATCAACTTTCAGGAAAGTGGCAGTCTGCTTTAGGGGCCGCTTCGAGTGTGGGTACCATTTTTGGGGTGTTTGCCAACGGGTTCCTTATCGAAAGATTCGGTCACAGAATGGTGATTATGGCGTCATTGGTAGTGATGTCTGCCTTTATCTTCATTCCGTTCTTTGCTCCAAGTGTGGGTATTTTGGTCTTTGGTCAAGTCATGTGTGGTCTTCCCTGGGGGATCTTTGCCACCATGGGACCCACCTACTCGTCGGAAGTGTGTCCTATGGCTTTGAGAGGTCACTTGACTGCCTATGTCAATATGTGTTGGGCCATCGGTCAATTTATTGCGGCCGGTGTGTTACAGGGTCTTGTGGATAACACCACAGAATGGAGTTACAGAGTCCCCTTTGCCGTGCAATGGGCCTGGCCTATTCCTCTTTTCATCTTGACGTTCTTAGCACCTAACTCGCCTTGGTGGTTGGTCAGAAAAGGTGATCATGAAGGAGCAGagaagtctttgaagagattaGCATCCAAGGCCGTTCACCACAGAATCCCCAATCAGGTGGCATTGATGATCCACACTAATGCGTTGGAACAGGCTCAACACCAGTCCAAGAGTAACGATGAAAAGGGATGGAGAGGATACTTGCAATGTTTCAAAGGTACCAACTTGAGAAGAACCGAAATTGCCTGTATGGCCATTGCTGGTCAAGTGGCCAGTGGTTCCACCTTGATGTACAGTCCTAGTTACTTTTTCTCTAATGCTGGTTTGAGTGCTGATAATGTCTacaagttgaatttgggGGTCACTGGTATCTCATTTACTGGGTGTGTGGTATCGTGGTTCCTTCTTCCCaactttggaagaagaaccatTTATGTCACCGGTTATACGATTTTGTCTATCTTCTTACTTTTGACAGCTATATTGGCCACGCCCAATCAGTCGGATGGTTTGCAATGGACACAGGCCGTGTTCACCATCATTTGGGTGGGTACCTATGCTTCCACCATCGGTCCTTTGGGATTCACCATTCTTTCTGAGATCAGTGCTACCAGATTAAGAGCTCAAACGGTTGCCATTGGGAGAAATGCTTATAATCTTATTTCCTTGATTTCACAGGTAATAGAGCCGTACATGATTAACCCTACTGAAGGTAACTTGAAGGGTAAGACTGCCTATATATGGTTTGGTACTGCTTTTCCTACGTTGCTTTGGTGTTATTTCAGGTTACCGGAAACAAAGGGAAGAACTtacgaagagttggatatCTTGTTCGAAAGAAGAATCGGGGCCAGAAAGTTTTCTTCCACCGAAGTGGAGCTTGAGCATGTTGAGGTGGATCTTCCTGGAACAAAAGAATAA